Genomic DNA from Bemisia tabaci chromosome 2, PGI_BMITA_v3:
ACCCGAAGAGTGACTGTGCCAGGCAGATTAAGTGAATAGCATAGAGAATTGTTAAAGAGTTGACGAAACTTCAGTAACTATATTAGCACATTCAGAGGACCTAAGCTCGCCAACACTAATAAACCCTTTCACACTAGATCGAGCCGCTCACCGACTCTACCCTCAGTGGCCTTGTTTCCGTGTTATCGATCGTGGCCACTGTTtcttgaacaataatcccttcATTAATATTGAATTTAGAAACTTAGAGtcaaaacaaaatttactattttttgccAACGAATGGATTTCAGCTAGATTAATACCATTGCAAGAGTATCATTGAAATATTATGCAGTAGTGCGCACTTGCATGTAGCAACACAAATGTTTTTGTGAGGAATGATATGTTTTTGCTGAATTGATCCTCTTATCTTGCTTTCAAAAGGAATCAATATATTCtctattaattaaaaaaaggaaataaagtaAGCTACTAgttttccctttattttttaCTATGCTTTATTTTCAGATGGAAAACGTGATCAAAAAAGCAGAGGAGGCTCGAGGTCGAAATTTAGATCGTGCAAAACGAATTTACGAGGAATATCGACCGTTGAAAAATGATGTTGATCGATTGCGCAGGGATTATCTAGGGTTGGAACGACTTCCTGAACTGCATGAAGAGGAATCAGACATCATAAAGCCAGAGTGAGTTTGCCTGtataaatatttacttttttacaccTTTATTAAAAAGTTATACTTGCAAACGCCCTTTTTCAGGAAACATATTTTCTGAAGCTTGACTCTTCCTAGTTTCAAGAAAGATACatggtgtaccaaaagtcctgCTCTGGATTTTGGCACCTCCCCTAGGAGAGTAGGGggccccaatttttttttcaaattgtaacTCCTCTATCTTCTCCTTAGAAGGAACATTACAAACTAAGAATTTTGATGCAAATTGCAGatcaatacctcaattttttaccGAGTTTATGATATGTCAAggatcaaatttgacctattttcaagaAACATAAATCCGTTTCAAATTACGGTAGAAAAAGAATAGAAAGGTaatatttaccaaattgtaagcacttttaagtaaaagtcACAAGAATCATTTCAAACTAATTTCAAGGGTAATTTCAGACCCTGAAATATGTCAGATCAAAAGTCCTACAATTTTCCTGTGAAATGAGCCGATTCTCCCCAACCCCATCCCCAGATTGTCTGAATAAGTTTAAAATTAGTGCAAAATTACATtctcaagtccccaaattttgaGTAAAGTTCCCAAAACCAAATCTAAACAGTAACTTTAATCAcctaaaatttcgttttttgaactctGCCCAAAATCTGGGCCTAAATTCATGTCTCTACAGAGTGAATTTCTCTGAACTTTTAGGGTAATTACCTCCATTATACTTTAAGTAAAGTCTTCATAGCTTCTTTTTCCACTTACTTCTTTGTTTCATAATCTTTTTCTGTAGaaggtaaaatttttgttctatGCGCACTTGTTCCTCGGAACAAGGGTCATACAACAATCCACGTTATCTTGTGAGAATCATAGGGGAATGTAGTCACAATGTTCTTTTTTCGCAAGATACGCTCAAAGGCTTGTTCTTTTTAAACTaatcaaattttctaaaaaaaaaaaaaaaaaaaaaaaaaaaaaatattggctaGAACCTGAGTCACTGACTTTTGAACTTACAAATGCGATTTCCTCAAAACTACTTTTCTGTGCATACGCCCCTGTTTCAAAGAACTCCTCAATTATTGTATAATGTATCTTGATCCATCTAAATTTAGttccttttgtttttatttttcacaaataaaTCAGTCAGAGACATCAACATGTCCAAAGACTCAAATGTTTCaggagaaaaagagaatttaAGTTACTTAGTGAACGAAGTATTGAGCGACTACTGAGTTAATCTTCTAGTGTCCTTATACGTGTATGGAGTGATTCATGACTAATTTTGACAATCCTGTTTAATATACATTGAAGTTATGAGCAAATTCCATTGTAGACATGGTATTGTCCATGGAACGACCTATAAAGGTGATTTTTGTCATTAAAAAAGGTATTCTAATGCTCCTTAAAGTGTTAGAAGTTACTCATAGTGATTATTCACTTCTATAAGTCCTGTTTATGGATCTGTAATTTGATCTACAGTGTCACTTAGGTTACTAATTTTGTCTTTCAGAACTGTGTTTTCAGCTGATGCTAGATCGGTAATACATGCGCAGCATGGGGCATAGtaggcaaaattttgaaatcgaataGCATACACTTTTTTGACACACTACTTTTTGCAAAAGAGGGTTTGAATCCTGTTTAAGTAGAAAAGTTTATAACAGATGTCTCTGCATCTTCTGCTTTAAAGCTGGGGAATTTGCATCTTTTAGCGGATCCTTATAACTATTTCTATTGAGACCAGTTCTGAATTGCTCTCTCATAGATATGCAGTTTGTATCTGATTAGGTCAGTAGCTGAGgggattaataaaataatcttGTTACTTCGtttgcattgaaattttgaattcgttcatttttttggtATGGAATGACACTAGAACGAGATTTTCGCTCCAAATGCATTAGTCAGATGATAATaatgtgttttaatttttttttttaggttgttTGCTCAAAACTATTATGAAAAACCTTTCAAGCCTCCATCAGATTGGAGTCGTGGAACGACAAGTGCTGCTTTGGCAAGTTTCACCCATGCGCATCAAGCTGTAGCAGCAGCTGCATTTCTCACGCCGTCTCAATTGTCTCTGATTCCGGGTCCAAGTAAAACACCTGACAGCAGACCAATCCCTCCAATGCCAGCTCCAACATTCCGGTTGGTTCTTTGTCTATTAAATTGtgatgcagggtgtctacaaatccggaaatagtactgattttttaagggcggtccggaagtactgaaaaagtgaagaaattccgcaaaaaggtccggaatttttttaaatttttgtcatttttgttgcaatttcaaatttttgaaatttttcaaatttcgtcaaatggaagtactgaaaaagtccggaatttttctgttggaggaggtactgaatttctcgataaggtattgaaaaagtactccAAAAGTGATTATTTTATTGATCAGCCTGTttcggtagacaccctggtgatGACCCTGTTTAAGTTTTAAAAGGCGCATTTCATGAGGAAGTAACAAAATGCTCCTGTCCTTGATATGATGTAGCTTTAATGATGCATGAGAAAGTaattgaatgggcctgttgcatgcaagagatacagccgtgcgaatagactttttagaggttaaatgacacgaaaattacgatggtcacattaaaaaagtctgaaatacactccttactgcgcaatttgtgttgttaggaacgcgctttttcaaatttcccgcgtctgggggcagttttctaacggaaacaattaacggcaactcgcggctatttccggtcaactaaaactgacaacataacctaaaaatcggagctcgtgacatcgtgaaatgaaatgtagaaggattgcgtatgatatttaaaagttgatcgatttgattaccgcataaagcgtatatagaccactgtaggagatcacgttgggtttgtaaacaaactgaaggaaaaaataacaacaacaacaacgactcggcatcttccggaaatcaccgagcccgccgttagctcgtttccggtgattagaaaactgcccccagacgcgggaaatttgaaaaagcgcgttcctaacaacgcaaattgcgcagtaaggagtgtatttcagacttttttaatgtgaccatcgtaattttcgtgtcatttaacctctaaaaagtctatttgcgcggctgtatctcttgcatgcaacaggcccattcaaaataatttcttggGGTATATTtcttttaaggtgattccttTCATCATTTCATCTGATGGAAGTTGAAATTTCCCCCTCCCCTTTCCCCTTCACACCTGAAAGGTGGAGCGAATATGAATGTGATAGTACACTTAACCTTTACCACCCTGATGAATTGATTGCCCAACCGCTTTATCTACCAAGCTTTCTGCTTTGCAAGTTGTTTACCTaccctaaaactttcaaaactcAGTATATATTATTTCTGATAAAAAGTTTGCCCATCAACTGATCAAGTTGACTCCAGAAAATCTCTTGAAGTTTTCTCTCGATCCCTCTATGAGATTATATGTTTCCTTGAAGAAACTAATAATTAcacctttcaaaaaattaacaattaccCAAAACATCTTCTGTTATTCAATTGATAAGTCTAGTCAAGTATTTAAAATAATGGAACGGTCCATTCAGTATCAAATACTGACTATTTCTTGGAAGAAGGGATTTCAAATGCACTTTTACAACAGCTTAGTTTTTTTTCAGGCAACTCTCGACTCAgtatctctgaaaaattcttgCAGGATTTCATATTAGTTTTTAGAGGTCCAGAAAATTTGTATCGCCCTCTCACATCAACccttaagtttttttaatacataACCTAAAGCAACTTATAGGATCAGCATTATATTATGatcacttttatttttcattcatcatGTTTTAATAACTATTTCAATTTaaccttattttctttttccagacAACAGCCTCCGCCAATGAAATCCTGCTTGTCATGTCATCAGCAAATTCATCGCAACGCACCCATCTGTCCCTTGTGCAAAGCAAAATCACGAAGTCGTAATCcgaaaaaaccaaagaaaaaagattaaagTTGACTCAGGTCAAGCAACTCCAGTATGGGCATTTCAATCATCGTTCCTTAATAATCATGACTTTTCTGGCATCTCCCGCAGATTCCTGTTTGGCCGGAACTTAGATTGTTATTCTTATTTTACATGTTTTTATTCAATACTTAAACAAGTATGTAAAGTTTTTGAGTTAGTAGTTTTCATGTCGTAATAAGTGTGTTGTAATATTGCCCTGTGGAATTTTTTGCGTTGATATACCTCTGTAATCAGTATATCTGAATGtaagcaaaaaattgcaagtgaTTGTCTGTCACTTGTCCACCTCCTTTTGGGTGATATTGTATGTATGAATCGTTTCTTTGGTTCTTGTTGCTTAGCTCAGTAagagctctttttttttttgtacctttGTAAGGACTACGTCCAACCCTTCAGTCTGTCGGTTCCATGACAATTTATTCTGCTAATAAGTAGAAATACCTTATGCTTTCAACCAATTAGAGGTGAAGGTTTCTCCATCATCTTCTAATCGCTTGAAACAGGGAATAGATTCAACCAATCAAAAAACTGAGACTTCATCCAGCATAAATTCTTTTGAACTATGTGTGGGTTATTGAGCTTATGCTTGTGCATTGGACTCCTTAGCCAATTGTGTCACCAATGCCATATCCGATGTAACTGATTGTGTCATAAATTATGTATAGTgataattattttaatgaaagtAACTAGTGaattcaaatgaagaaaaatcgaatCCGGTAGTCTTCAAGTCAAAACTATAATCAGACCAaagttttccttttctttttcttaatgCCTTCATTTTCTACCCTGTAAAGTAGATTTCATatctcaaaaaaatgaagagagagaaaaaaaagaatggaatGCAAGGCAGCCCACCTATAATTTCAAGAAACGCCTTGAAAGAAAGTTGTAAAATAGAAACAGAAAAACCTTCGATCTACAGGGTGGTCCGGACCTACTGTACCAGAgcttttttcggttaatttagGTTGTATACAGTCCAAGACTGTGGGGATGGATGggaaatcgaccccaaggaatccgaattccttgcccccccccccccccccttggaagTGAAGGAGAGTCCATACTTTGaaagtcagggtttatgtcaaaaagttgaaattatttcatcggaatcagactATACGGacattttcaactgaaattaGCACCAAGAAATTTAAAATCGGCCCATCTGTGTCCAAAATACTGATCCCTAAGGTGGGGGATAGAGTTccctttcagaaaatttaagtTCGCTAAATTGACGaagagactcggaaaaaagaagttttcaTGGGTTACAAACCTcaagaaatccgaatttgaaGGTCCTCTTGTCCCCAGAATCTTCTCTGATGGGACATAGGGGGAACCCTCTCACTGGttaaatttacaaatatttgtaaaaggGACTCAGTCTCTCACCTGTAGGGGTCATTACTTTGAACACGGATGGgctgattttggattttttggcgtcgatttcagttaaaaatttctgtaCTTCCTGATTcggatgaaataatttcaaaattttggcatGAACCCTGATTTGTGAAGTACTGACCCCCCTAGGCTTCcaaggggggccgggggggctctgggaccaagaaattcggattccttgagGTTCTTACCCGTCCCCGCTGTCCTGGACTCTGTATGACCtaaattaagtgaaaaaaaGCCCTGGTACGGTAGGCGTGGGCCACCCTCTGTAAATGCGTTAAGAAAGGTAAATGATTGAAAAACTGTGATTATGAatcaaaattcataaaatgaGCAATGAGGCAGGATCTAGTTTATTAGCTTTGTCTTCATATGTGTATCTATCATTGTCCATTTGGTTTTACTGTAACCATTAACTTTCACAGAACATACAATGTCCTTGTCAGATCAATTGATTTTACTCAACCTATCTCAAATAATGCAGGAACCAATTGTAATACcatgaaattttctctgaaGTAAAAAGTTTTCTAAGCTACTCCAAAAACTTGTCTCCTTTTCATTTGTTTCATTGAGATAAAAAAGTGATAGACTTGATGTGAAAGTGAAACTTCCCCGAATCAATTatctctaaaattgaaaagtcaTAAAATAAAGGGATCAGAGTCACAGGTGCTTAATTGAATTGCAATGTTACAGCTAAAATATTATTTCTATTATTAAAAAGCATGCAtgttttttgtggaaaatttcaaggaatcttCATAGaatcacaaagaaaatttattgCATAAGGTAAAGAGAATTTTCAAAGATTCGTGGGCAAGCGAAAAAATTTCTGCCTGAAGCTATGCATCCCTGCAATGGAATTAAATTCTCTCTATTACTTCAGATTTAAAAGGGAAGATGCTGTGTCCCCCTCTGTTTTGTATTGAAGGATACATATTAATCCCTGATCAACTCATCATTCTTTTGATTGTTTGAGCCTAGGAGTTCCTCTCTTTTCTCATGATTCCACTGCAACAGATAATATTTATCTTGCAGAAATGTTGAAACAGCAAGTCCGTTTAATGTACCCATTCGATGCATATGTAGTGTCGGATGTACCTATTTAGTTACTGTTGCTGCTTTAttatcaaaaatcattaaaacagAATTTTGTGACTAGAGCAACTGACTCATTCACCTGAGATTAAACCTGAGATTAGATatttgacagaaaaaaaaatctttgcaGATGAGTAACGAACGATCAGGCTATCAACAtagtactgaggaaaaacgactgTAGGCCGATTTTTGCGAAAGGATTTGGTCAACTTTTTCAACCAGATTGGCAGAGTTGCAACTCAAAGGGGAAAAAACGCTCTGCTGAGGTCAAGAACTAAACTCAGTTGCTAGATAAATTTTGGCCAATATTTGCATCCATCCACTTTTCGACCCACCTGGGGAAGTGAGTCAAGAATTTCGGATGCGGTTGCTATTGCTGCCAGTGTGAAAACCAAATATTAAAGGCACACCGTTGGACGGAGGACATTTCGTTTTGTTTTAACAGAGGTCAGCAGTAGGTCAAAAACTTAACTAAATCCACTTGCGGCTATCCACAAATATGGATTTAGCCGCCAGTATGGGAGCAACGGATACCTAATCActttaattgaaattatttgattagGGGTAGATAAAGGTAAAGAGAAGATTGAGAATtttagtattattttttttttttaatttattagctCTAGAAACTCAACAAGAAGTAGATACACAAAGGTTGTTTTTGAGACtctacaattttaatttttacaaatatatCAAGacaaatactgcaaaatcactGCCTTGGCTGTGACACCATTaccttctgaaaaaaaaacataagaacAGCCCAGACAactaaactttcaaaaattacaatggaTTAATTCATAGTTGGAAAATTGGAATTATCCATCTGAGTTTGATCAGTTagaatgagaaaaatttgtttaatttcatCTGCTGATTGCTGGTACTGTTACTCCTTGCATTCATCTTTTGCTTTTTCAATTGACTGCTGCTTAATCCTGTAGTCAGAGAGAGCTGCTTTGATTGCATCCTCagccagcactggaaaaaaaaataagccttctttaaaacaaaactttaatgttGGGCGAAACTTGGGGTGCAGAAAATCCTCAATCACATGTCCACTTGGGctcaaaaaacaatgaaaaggcTCTTATAAATGTTGAAGGATGGAGTGTCTCAAAGggtcaaaagttgaaaattaaagagGTTCTTAATTTcggaatttgaggaaaattttgtagaaaGCTGGTGGGTGGGCGAGTGGAGACAAAAAAAACTTGTGATACCTATTCTGCATTCCTAAAGTGAAATTACAAATATGAACTGAGGCCAAATCTATGGTATCTAGAGAATATTGTAGAATCCTGGGTTTGGAAATGTTAATTATTTTctgatttccttcgataaattgaAGTATgttcaatttatattttttaatagtctccttttgattttatactTACTACTATAATGTGACAAATCTAGGTATGGAGGTTCAGACAAGTAACAGTGAATAAAAACCACTCAATTTTCTCTTGTCACTTGCAATGATTCCTAAATGAGACAAAATGTACCTGATGTAATACCATGAGGTTAAAACCTGGTTGTCAAAAGGCACTACTCATTTGGTCCAGTCAGATCTATTACAACTGCGATTAGATAAAAAACCATGTTGATGATGAAAATGCACAACCAAGTATCCTGGCTTGGGATGCAGCGCATTCCCcataatattttacttttttgaaggacGACCAATTATCTTTACTGCACTACATTTTGTACAATATTTCTTTACTTTCCAaagattttctctgaaaagttCGTAAAAAATCCTTCAgtaatattcttaaaaaaaatacggtacgagcagagattttgaaaacaaGCAACATGATGCCATAGAATAACAAATAGCTTCGCTATAAGAAGCGCCACGGGGATGAATCCACAACGGGCCTTCGAATGACCTTGGAATGGTCAACAGACCGGGTGAACCGAGCTGAGCCGAGAGAATACTGAGAATACGAGCTGCGCCGAGGATGGTTAACTGAGATTCATAACTAACAACAATGACATGGTTAACTGAGATCGTTCAAGGTCATTGAAAACGCTGTTCTATTGAAAAGGTTGCCGTGGCCCTTCTTATAGCGTCAGctagttattattctatgaTGATGCGTGGTTTCAGAGTCAATACGCAAATAGCTTTCAGTTCTATTTATAACTTTAAGCTTCCAAAATACGGATTTTACGAAGCTTTAATAGTTTACAAAGGCAATTGGTGGTTCACCAGGAGGGGCTGGCATACAGTGAAAATATTGTAAGGTAATGTTTACTGATACAGCCTTTTTTAGTACCAAAACCTTATTACACTATTTAGGTACACTACAAATccttttctctgatttttcacaGTTTTGTTCTGCAAATCAAAGTATTGCCTCTTTTTCATGCCCTCCTCTCCTTTTAAATACAAACATCTTCATATTACGGTAGCAACTGCATACAAGCTATTTCATAATGTCAAAAAGACGGATGTCAAGCCTTGGAAAGTCAAAGTTCTTTGTCCTGGAGTTATCCTTGACTTACCTCTATGACCAAAGCAAAAAAGTCTGGTAAAgctttcgatatatttgcgccgtttgtgtcaaaactatttttgtcggcgcgccgcttcaaatctgttccgcgcgcggaattttcgatgtatcgattcctgctcgcagtttgtgtcaaaactatttttttcggcgcgacgctccaaatctgttccgcgcgcagaattttcgatatatcgattcctgctcgccgatcgtgtcaaaactgttttttccggcgctgcaccagaaaataattccgcgcgccacattttcgatatatcgatttttctgcgcgcggagaatacagggtgatccaaaagtcccttccaccccctctaactttttacctaattgaggtaaagatttgaaacttgggggatattcctaggtcaaggggagctactttttggccccccctaaaattttcagggggccccccttagtggggcaacggcccccaacttttaattttcaaatgagaagaccccctttgtgatagctcgtttgaaagaacataagaaaagaaaacttttcacgcaaacccgaagtcaatatctcaaaccgtttcaaaatggcggccggttaaagttcaaaatggccgaaaattcacatcggttatttgtcgatggatttgcgcgaaaatcggtatgtaagggtattttgacacgagaaaaacgaattggatgttagattttcaaaaaaaccaaaatttccaaaatggccgctgtttaaagtttaaaatggccgaaaattgtcacctcggtttttcctgatggatttgcctaaaacttggaatttgagagtattttggcataagataaacaaatttgaacttagatttctaaaaaaatcaatttttggtcattttgaactttaaccggcggccattttggaaattttggttttttttttttaaatctaacgtcaaattcgtttttctcgtgtcaaaatacccattcataccgattttcgcgcaaatccatcgacaaataaccgatgttaattttcggccattttgaactttaaccggccgccattttgaaacggtttgagatattgacttcgggtttgcgcgaaaagttttctttttttatgttctttcaaacgagctatcacaaagggggtcttcccattggaaaattaaaagttgggggcccccctgaaaattttaggggggccaaaaagtagctccccttgacctaggaatatcccccaagtttcaaatctttacctcaattaggtaaaaagttagagggggtggaagggacttttggatcatcctgtattctccgcgcgcagaaaaatcgatatatcgaaaaagtggcgcgcggaattattttctggtgcagcgccggaaaaaacagttttgacacgatcggcgagcaggaatcgatatatcgaaaattctgcgcgcggaacagatttggagcgccgcgccgga
This window encodes:
- the LOC109034221 gene encoding zinc finger C4H2 domain-containing protein, with product MTSHERTVLLKLEAVKEIRAKTQQLLKLKAKIIEDVENSDQEEKCLQEYKQEMDLLMQEKMAHVEELRQIHADINAMENVIKKAEEARGRNLDRAKRIYEEYRPLKNDVDRLRRDYLGLERLPELHEEESDIIKPELFAQNYYEKPFKPPSDWSRGTTSAALASFTHAHQAVAAAAFLTPSQLSLIPGPSKTPDSRPIPPMPAPTFRQQPPPMKSCLSCHQQIHRNAPICPLCKAKSRSRNPKKPKKKD